TGACAGAAAGGCAATTGAGAAGAATTTCAGGGCAAAAAAGATTCTTGTCTGTGGCATCGGACCAGATGAATACAGCCATATCTCAGCTTGTCAGAGTGCTAAGGAGATCTGGGAAGCTCTTCAAACAGCACACGAAGGGACAACTCAAGTCAAGGAGTCAGAGATCGACATGTTGACAACTGTGTATGAGCTCTTTAGAATAAAGGATGACAAGTCCATTCAGGACATGCACACTCGCTTCACCTCTATCATCAATGAGATTCATTCACTGGGAGAAATCATTCCCAGGAACAAACTTGTTAGGAAAATACTTAGTGTATTACCTAGTTCCTGGGAAAGCAAGGTAAACGCCATCATAAAGGCAAAGGATTTGCAGAAGCTGACCCGTTAATGAACTCATTGGTAAtctgaaaacttatgaaatgaagaaaaataagaaggacAATGAGAGATGAGAGCCCAAAAGGGAGAAGAACATGGTCCTCAAGACAGACAAAAATGACTCAAGTGGTGAGGATGCCAACATGGCTTACTTGACAAAgagatttcagaaaatggttcgcAGAAATGGAGGTATTCCAAAAAGGGGCAGCTCTAGCAAGCCAAGAGGCTATGACCTATGTCATAAGTGTGGGAAACCAGGATATTTCATCAAGTATTGCCCCCTCCTTAAGCAAGATCAGTACAAACACAACACAGACAAAGCAGTCAAAAGGAACTAGGTTCCTGACAAAAGGTTCAAGAGAAAAGATGTCGCCGACAATGTTGTGAAACAAGCTCctgctgcatggggagactcctccagtgaATCTGGAGATGATGATGATCAAGGTGACAGCTTCATGATGGCAGTAGAAAGTGAAGTAGCTGAATATGATTCCATATTTGCTCTAATGGCTAAATCAGACGAGGATAAGGAAGATGACGATGAAGATGACGATGAagatgaggtaaactttctggatgttcaaagaaatctgaaatcctattctcaaaagaagcttatatctttggctaatattttaattgatgcttatcataGTCTCATTAATGATAAAAATGCGTTAACCACGAAACTAGGAGAAATAAAACACGAGAGAGATGATCTAGTGGTGGTTGTGGTTGATCTAAGAGAGACCGTTGAGAgtttaaaaagggaaaaggatatTTTGACTGAGAGAATTGCAAACATAGAGCATGAGAAATATGACCTATTGGTATTAGTTGTAGACCTAAAGGAAACCATTGAGGAACTAAGAAGGGAAAGTAGGCCTATGAACACTCAAaaaggaaaggaagttgcaagtgaggcacaccCTAGGCTTGAAAATAAGCTAAAATCAATGAAATCTAGTATGTgtgctgagcttgagaaaaaTAGACAACTTCAGGAAGATCTAGGCATAGTAAAGATTGACCTAGAAAAATCTCTTAAGTGGACGTGGTCCACTGATGTAATCACTGCTATGTATACGAACAGTGGGGGGAACAGGCATGGAATCGggttccaaaaataaaaaacccCTAAAAACCCACGTAGTAAGTACGTTACTGTTCCTGATAACTGGCTCTGCACTCACTGTGGTAACACTAGACATGTCAAGAAAACATGTAAAGTTGGATTCCAATCCCagcagaaaaataaagtttttgctgAAAAAGTAACTATTGCAAAAAAACCTGCTCCCTCATATAACAAACGTGTATTGCCTGCTTGGACAAAAAGAATTTTGATTCACCCGTTttctcattacaagggacccaaacttgtttgggttcttaagtctaatccttgattctcttgtgcagggagcagtgaaaggaagcagccaaagatagtacatggatagtggttgctcgAAGCA
The sequence above is drawn from the Nicotiana tabacum cultivar K326 chromosome 13, ASM71507v2, whole genome shotgun sequence genome and encodes:
- the LOC142168160 gene encoding uncharacterized protein LOC142168160; translation: MYDFIMAEDSELWDVICDGPFVPMKTADEGTTTVPKMRKYHISACQSAKEIWEALQTAHEGTTQVKESEIDMLTTVYELFRIKDDKSIQDMHTRFTSIINEIHSLGEIIPRNKLVRKILSVLPSSWESKVNAIIKAKDLQKLTR